Genomic window (Vibrio gallicus):
TGGTGATGCTAGTGGATTCGCCACAGGATCGCGACGGAACTCTTCAAATGCTACGTGCGGACGATCAAATTGCTTCTTATAGATGCCTTGGACACGCATATCTTTATAGCTAGGAAGGTTTGGATCTTGGTTGCTCTGCTGAGTCAGTGCATACAGATGCTGTAACCACTGCTCTTGGGTACGCCCTTCGGTAAACTCATCCAAAACGCCCATTCGCTTGGCAACGCCAGACATGATGTCGTAGATTGGTTTACATTCAAAGCGAGGCTCAATTGCTTGGCTAGCAAAGATGAAGTACGGCATTGATGCCGCAGCACCATCCATACAGAAATCAGATTGTTCAGACATGGTGCAATCTGGTAGAACGATATCTGCATACTTAGCTGATGCCGTCATGTGGTTATCAATCACCACAATCATCTCACACGCTTTTTCATCTTGTAGGATTTCGTGAGTACGGTTGATATCGGAGTGCTGGTTAATAATACAGTTTCCTGCATAGTTCCAAATAAACTTGATGTTAGTATCAAGCTTGTTCACACCCTGAATGCCATCGGTTAGATCGGTCATTTCCGTGCCACGCACAATAGCATCAGTCCATAAGAACATCGGAATAGATGCCTTAATTGGGTTGCTCAGTGTCGGGAAACGAACAAATGGGTAACTGTGATTCCCTTCACGGGCGCCAGTACCACCGCCTTGCAGACCAACTTGACCACGTAACAGCGACAGCATCATGATTGCCTTACACGCCTGTTCACCGTTAGCGGAACGCTGTATACCCCAACCTTGGTTGATGTAGATGCGTTTAGCATCACCAATTTCACGCGCAAGCTTGATTATCACATCAGCAGGAATACCTGTAATTGGCTGTGCCCATTGCGGAGTTTTGGCTACACCATCAGGTCCTGAGCCTAAGATATAATCCTTGTAGCTGCCGTTGTTAGGTGCGCTGCTTGGTAGGGTTTTGCTGTCGTAACCGACGCAGTACTTATCGAGGAAAGGTTGGTCAACCTTATCTTCAGTAATCAATACGTGTGCAAGCGCGGCAACTAATGCTGCATCGGTACCATGTTTAATTGGCACCCACTGATCTTCACGACCTGCCGCAGTATCAGTATAACGAGGGTCAATACAGATAGTACGGGTATGATTGATGTTTTTACCATCAACATAGCTATGAACTTGGCCACCACCCGACATGCGTGTTTCAGCGGGGTTATTACCAAACATCAAACACAGATCAGCATTTTGAATATCATCAATAGAGTTGTTATCAACCCATTGACCATAAAAGTATTTCGACATCCATTCGATGTTTGCAGCGGAGTAATCTCCATAGTGATTCAGATAACCACCACATAGATTCATCATACGTGCAATTAGAGTCTTGCCAGGCGCCCAGCTTTTGGTCACTGTCCCGCCAAGGGTACCAGTGCCATAGTTTAGGTAAACAGCTTCATTGCCGTGCTCTTTGATGATGCGTTGTAAGTTATCGCCAATCGCATCAAAGGCTTCATCCCAAGTGATACGCTTAAATTTACCTTCACCACGCTTACCAACACGCTTTAGTGGGTACTTTAGACGATCAGGGGAATAGACACGGCGACGCATTGAGCGACCGCGTAAACATGCGCGAACCTGATGGTAGTCATTAAATTTGTCATCACCGGTATTATCGGTTTCAACCCAAGTTATCTCACCATCAACTACATGCATACGTAATGGACAACGAGAGCCACAGTTTACAGTACATGCTGACCACACAATTTTTTCATCTGGTTTTGCTGGTGTCTCTTTTGCCACTGCTTTAGTTGAGAATGGCAATGATAAAGCGTTGCCTGCAAGTGCCAAAGCCCCCAGCGCAGTCCCCCCTTTTAACGCATCGCGCCGACTGATCGTAAATTTACCATCTGAACTCATGGTTGTTCCCTAGCTTATATTGTCTAAAGTGAGTTTTTACAAACCTTCTGCAATCAATAGCGGAATCACAATCGATGATTCCTAAAACAAAAAATGGCAAAAGAAGGTTGTTAAAGAATTAATGCTCCACAAAAATGTGGTTGATTAATCACGGCAAAATATAACCGTGATTAACCTCACACAAACTAAGGTTAATGGTCATTGCCATGTCATGAAATTGTTAGAACGTGATGCAACCTAACTTTCCAATCAATATAAGTGGTTGTTTTTAATACACTCCATGTAACTGATTCTTAGTCCCAACGATTATAACTCCAACAGGTGGCCTCTGGTTTGTTCGATTAATCCAGGTTCTCTATCTGAATTCACCAATGCACCTGTATTAATTCATGCCTTTTACATGGCTTAAGGGTTCTTCGCTTCAATTATTTCAATTATTACAAAAGTAATTTGCTATAACCGCTGTTTTTAACAAATTGGTTTTCATGAATAATGCGCCCAACGAAACGAACAACACGAGAACTTAATTATGCCTTTAGCACTGTTCGCGCTTACCTTAAGCGCATTTGCAATTGGAACAACCGAATTTGTTATTGTCGGATTGATCCCAACCATGGCAGCAGACTTAAATGTTTCACTGCCTTCAGCTGGGCTACTGGTTAGCCTCTATGCCCTTGGCGTTGCCGTAGGCGCTCCGGTACTTACTGCTCTAACCGGCCACTGGAAACGTAAAACTGTACTGCTTTCTGTGATGGGCCTGTTTGTATTAGGCAATGTATTAGCATGGCAAGCACCAAGCTATGAAACGCTAATTATTGCGCGCATTTTGACTGGCCTTGCCCATGGCGTTTTCTTTAGTATTGGTGCCACCATCGCCACCAGCTTGGTAGCCAAGGAAAAAGAAGCCAGTGCCATAGCAATCATGTTCACCGGACTTACCGTAGCTTTAGTGACAGGTGTACCTCTAGGAACTTACGTTGGGCAAACTTTTGGTTGGCAGACCACGTTCTTGATAGTAGCTATCCTTGGCGTTATCGCATTGATTGGCAGCTTCTTCTTAATACCAAGTAACCTAAAACAGCCTCCTGTTGCCAAGCTAAGTGAACAAGTTAAAGTATTAGCTGAACCGCGCCTACTACTTGTGTTTGCAATTACTGCTCTAGGTTATGGTGGTACGTTTACCGCCTTTACTTTCCTAGCTCCAATCTTGCAACAAATTACCGGTTTTGCAGACAGCGCAATTGGTATCATCATGCTTGTATATGGCGCGTCAGTTGCAGTTGGTAATATCTGGGGTGGCAAACTAGCCGATAAAAAAGGCCCGGTTAATGCGTTAACTATTATCTTTATTGGCCTTGCCGCTACGCTATTGGTATTCAACGTGGCTGCGTTCAACCCTATCACGGCTGTACTAACAATCTTGGTTTGGGGTGCCTTTGCCTTTGGTAATGTTCCTGGTCTTCAAGTTTATGTGGTAAACCTTGCTGAGAAACACGTTCCTAATTCAGTCAACGTAGCCTCTGGTATGAATATCGCTGCTTTCAACGTCGGTATTGCATTAGGTTCTTGGGGTGGCGGTGCTATCGTAGCCAATCCTGAGATGGGATTAATGGATACCCCTTGGGTGGGAGCCGTTGTGGTAATCATCGCTCTTGGTCTAACCCGCTGGAGCGGATACCTTGACAACCGCGTGACTCAAACGAAATCACTGGCATAATACCAGCCTAAAACCGCCCATCATTGATGGGCGGTTTTGTTGTATTCCACTGTTTCTATTGTCACCTATACTGATGGTCACTATACAATCGACGCATAATAATGAATAAAACCCAAACCAACTGCTTTATCTGCGTATTTTCACTTACCCTTGTTTTAGGGTTTGCAGTGGATATTATGGTTCCTTCACTGCCAGCGATCACCCGTCATTTTGGTGAAAATGCCCATTCTGGGAGCCTTATCGTATCGTCATATTTAATGGCTTACGCTATGACTCAGATTGTTTCTGGATATATTTCCG
Coding sequences:
- a CDS encoding DmsA/YnfE/YnfF family dimethyl sulfoxide reductase, which gives rise to MSSDGKFTISRRDALKGGTALGALALAGNALSLPFSTKAVAKETPAKPDEKIVWSACTVNCGSRCPLRMHVVDGEITWVETDNTGDDKFNDYHQVRACLRGRSMRRRVYSPDRLKYPLKRVGKRGEGKFKRITWDEAFDAIGDNLQRIIKEHGNEAVYLNYGTGTLGGTVTKSWAPGKTLIARMMNLCGGYLNHYGDYSAANIEWMSKYFYGQWVDNNSIDDIQNADLCLMFGNNPAETRMSGGGQVHSYVDGKNINHTRTICIDPRYTDTAAGREDQWVPIKHGTDAALVAALAHVLITEDKVDQPFLDKYCVGYDSKTLPSSAPNNGSYKDYILGSGPDGVAKTPQWAQPITGIPADVIIKLAREIGDAKRIYINQGWGIQRSANGEQACKAIMMLSLLRGQVGLQGGGTGAREGNHSYPFVRFPTLSNPIKASIPMFLWTDAIVRGTEMTDLTDGIQGVNKLDTNIKFIWNYAGNCIINQHSDINRTHEILQDEKACEMIVVIDNHMTASAKYADIVLPDCTMSEQSDFCMDGAAASMPYFIFASQAIEPRFECKPIYDIMSGVAKRMGVLDEFTEGRTQEQWLQHLYALTQQSNQDPNLPSYKDMRVQGIYKKQFDRPHVAFEEFRRDPVANPLASPSGKIEIYSERLAHIAQTWELDEDEHVTALPEYHSTFNGWDSEERKEFPLQLTGFHYKARAHSTYANVDVLKAAAPQELWINPMDAQKRGLENGDLANVRSKHGELNVRVKVTPRIMPGMTGLGEGAWYSPNKKGVDQAGSINVLTTQRPSPLAKSNPSHTNLVEVTLIKKMGAK
- a CDS encoding MFS transporter, whose product is MPLALFALTLSAFAIGTTEFVIVGLIPTMAADLNVSLPSAGLLVSLYALGVAVGAPVLTALTGHWKRKTVLLSVMGLFVLGNVLAWQAPSYETLIIARILTGLAHGVFFSIGATIATSLVAKEKEASAIAIMFTGLTVALVTGVPLGTYVGQTFGWQTTFLIVAILGVIALIGSFFLIPSNLKQPPVAKLSEQVKVLAEPRLLLVFAITALGYGGTFTAFTFLAPILQQITGFADSAIGIIMLVYGASVAVGNIWGGKLADKKGPVNALTIIFIGLAATLLVFNVAAFNPITAVLTILVWGAFAFGNVPGLQVYVVNLAEKHVPNSVNVASGMNIAAFNVGIALGSWGGGAIVANPEMGLMDTPWVGAVVVIIALGLTRWSGYLDNRVTQTKSLA